A single window of Microbispora hainanensis DNA harbors:
- a CDS encoding citryl-CoA lyase, protein MSDEPETIERPSYPTAQYPTALGASSLKSITLLGRDLAEDVMGKVGFGELAFWLATQRRPTPGETRVFEAVLAALADHGFTPTAIVTRLTYLSAPDSIQGALAAGLLGGGSRFLGVTEDCGRFLHDVLDAHDGPLPSDDAGWDALALETVRAQRQARRFIPGLGHHVHKEGDPRTPRLMEIAAEENLFGPHLSLFAAIGRVHPEVLGRTLPLNGAGVCGAALADLGLPLELLRGFALLARTAGLIGQLAEELRRPVANEIFLSVDLNNRSVEPEPYTP, encoded by the coding sequence ATGTCTGACGAGCCGGAAACGATCGAGCGGCCGTCGTACCCCACGGCGCAGTATCCGACAGCGCTGGGCGCGTCCTCGCTGAAGTCGATCACCCTGCTCGGCCGCGACCTCGCCGAGGACGTCATGGGCAAGGTCGGGTTCGGCGAGCTGGCGTTCTGGCTCGCCACCCAGCGGCGCCCCACGCCGGGCGAGACCCGCGTGTTCGAGGCCGTGCTCGCCGCGCTGGCCGACCACGGGTTCACCCCGACCGCGATCGTGACACGCCTGACGTACCTGTCCGCGCCCGACTCGATCCAGGGCGCGCTCGCGGCCGGGCTGCTCGGCGGCGGGTCGCGCTTCCTCGGCGTGACCGAAGACTGCGGCCGGTTCCTGCACGACGTGCTGGATGCGCACGACGGGCCGCTGCCGTCCGACGACGCAGGCTGGGACGCGCTGGCCCTGGAGACCGTACGGGCCCAGCGGCAGGCGCGGCGGTTCATCCCCGGCCTCGGCCACCACGTGCACAAGGAGGGCGACCCCCGCACACCGCGGCTGATGGAGATCGCCGCCGAGGAGAACCTGTTCGGGCCGCATCTGTCGCTGTTCGCCGCGATCGGCCGCGTGCATCCCGAGGTGCTCGGCAGGACGCTGCCGCTCAACGGCGCGGGCGTGTGCGGCGCGGCGCTCGCCGACCTCGGCCTGCCGCTCGAACTGCTGCGCGGCTTCGCCCTGCTCGCCCGTACGGCGGGCCTGATCGGGCAGCTCGCCGAGGAGCTGCGCCGTCCGGTGGCGAACGAGATCTTCCTGTCGGTGGACCTCAACAACCGGTCCGTCGAGCCGGAGCCCTACACCCCCTGA
- a CDS encoding extradiol ring-cleavage dioxygenase, translating into MAQLVAVIASTHHPFYYRASTATGEDRPPFADEWVRKVEAFRETLTKARPDVLVMVGSDHFHQLWLDNMPQFLVGKAPFYDANWYNEEREFGLPRMFFTGQEDLSAYILREGLDAGFDLAFSNELRIDHSITCPIITLRPQNDLPIVPVYTNIFAPPLPQPKRFVQLGRTIRELVESWPADKRVAVIGTGHLSLELGGPRQFGPHGPDPEFDRRAVEWISSGDIEGCLSEVTLDSLHLPGNATHGFMDFMLMMGVAGEGAKADYVDTYDLFHTMEAYFTWYPNGGVA; encoded by the coding sequence ATGGCCCAACTGGTCGCGGTGATCGCGTCCACCCATCATCCGTTCTACTACCGCGCCAGCACGGCCACCGGCGAGGACCGCCCGCCGTTCGCCGACGAGTGGGTGCGCAAGGTCGAGGCGTTCCGCGAGACGCTGACGAAGGCGCGGCCCGACGTGCTGGTCATGGTCGGCTCCGACCACTTCCACCAGCTCTGGCTCGACAACATGCCGCAGTTCCTCGTCGGCAAGGCGCCCTTCTACGACGCCAACTGGTACAACGAGGAGCGCGAGTTCGGCCTGCCCCGGATGTTCTTCACCGGCCAGGAGGACCTGTCGGCGTACATCCTGCGGGAGGGCCTCGACGCGGGCTTCGATCTGGCCTTCTCCAACGAGCTGCGGATCGACCACTCGATCACGTGCCCGATCATCACGCTGCGGCCGCAGAACGACCTGCCGATCGTGCCGGTCTACACCAACATCTTCGCCCCGCCGCTGCCGCAGCCGAAGCGGTTCGTGCAGCTCGGCCGTACGATCCGCGAGCTGGTGGAGTCGTGGCCGGCCGACAAGCGGGTGGCGGTGATCGGCACCGGGCACCTGTCGCTGGAGCTCGGCGGGCCGCGCCAGTTCGGGCCGCACGGGCCCGACCCCGAGTTCGACCGCAGGGCGGTCGAGTGGATCTCCTCGGGCGACATCGAGGGCTGCCTGTCGGAGGTCACCCTCGACAGCCTCCACCTGCCCGGCAACGCGACCCACGGCTTCATGGACTTCATGCTGATGATGGGCGTGGCCGGCGAGGGCGCCAAGGCCGACTACGTCGACACCTACGACCTGTTCCACACGATGGAGGCCTACTTCACCTGGTACCCCAACGGAGGCGTGGCGTGA